In Sulfuritortus calidifontis, the sequence CGGTGGGCAATTCGAGGTTGTCGCTCTCCAGCAGGCGGTTGATGGCAACCTCGGCATCCTGCTCGCGGCTGGCGAAGACCATCTCCGCCACCGGCGACAGGAACACCCTTTCCCAGAACTTGCGTCGCTCGGCGCTGGTGGGAAAGCGCGCCCGCACCTTGTCGCGGAAACGGCCGGCCAGTTGGGCCAGGCGGCCGTAGGCCGAGGGGATCAGGGTTTCCAGCCGGGCCCGCAGCATGCGCGACAGCACCGGCGCCTCGCCGCCGCTGGCGATGGCGACCAGGATCGGCGAGCGGTCCATGATCGAGGGCATGATGAAGCTGCACAGTTCCGGGGTGTCGACCACGTTGACCGGCAGGTGCCGGGCGCGGGCGGCCTCGTAGACCTGGCGATTCAGGGTGTCGTCCTCGGTCGCGGCGTAGACCAGGTCGAAACCATCAAGTTGCTCCGGCGCGAAGCTGGCCTGTCGGTGATGCAGGCGCTCGGCGCCCGGCAGCTGGGCGAAGGCCGGGTGCAGCGGGGTGGGGCTGAGCGCGGTCACCTCGGCACCGGCATTCAGCATCAGCGAGGCCTTGCGCGCGGCCACCTCGTCGCCGCCGACCACCAGACCCCTGCGGCCGCGGACATCCATGAAGATCGGTAAGTAGTCCATACCCTGATCGAATCAATATCCCATCGACGAAACGAAGCCAGAGTTTAGCGGCTGCCGCAGCCGCCGGAACCGCAACCGCCGGAACCGCAACCGCCGCCACCGCCGCTGGAGCCGCAGCTGCCGCCACCGCCCTGCGGTTCGGGCATGGAGAAGACGAAGCCCATCTGGCCGGGGGAGACTTCACCGAAGTCGAGGGTGATCTCGTTGAGGTAGGGCGCGCTCTGGGCGTTGACCAGCACGGTCACGCCCCATTGGTCGCTGACGGAATCGTTGCTGCGCTCCTGGTCGAAGCCCATGCCGATCTCCAGCATGCCTTCGTCGTTGACCTTGGCGGCGATGCGCAGGCCCAGGTTCTCGGAATCGTTCTGCGTGGCGGCCTGGCGAATCTGTTCGGCGGCGGCCTTGGTCACGGTGATCATGTTTCTGTCCTCTAGAAATTAGGCCGCATGGGCAGCCGGGTTGTTGCGAGCGATACGGCGCGCGTGTTCGACAAAGCGCCCAATCCACCCGTTCGGTCCCGCCCCCCGGAAATGACAGTAGGAGGCGAGCACGTTCTTGTAGACGATACCATCGTGGCGACCATCGATGCCGTGTCCGCGGCTGACATCGTAGGCATAAGTGGGGTCGCCCGAGAGATTTTCCAGGTGCGAGTAATGAAATTCGTGGGCCGGCAGCCGGGTGCCGGCCGCCGGCAGGTAGGCGCCCTGGCCGGTGGCGACGAGTTCGGCATAACCGCGGCCGACCGGCCGTGCACCCATCACCGCGTCGCCGGCAAACAGGCCGACCATCTCGGCCTGGCGGCCTTGCCAGTGAATGGAGCGGGACAGGTACATCAGACCGCCGCACTCGGCGTAGATCGGCAGGCCGGCCTCGGCGGCCCGGCGGATATCGGCGCGCAGGCCGCTGTTGGCCGCCAACTCGGCCATGAACACCTCGGGGAAGCCGCCGCCGATGACGAGGCCGTCGACTGCTGGCAGCCGGGCATCGCTCAGGGCGTCGATGGGCACCAGTTCGGCGCCGGCCTCGCGCAGGGCGTCGAGGTCTTCGTTGTAGTAGAAGCCGAAGGCGCGGTCGCGCAGGATGCCGATGCGGATCGGCGCGGCCGGGCTGGCTGCCGGAGCGGCAGGCGGCTTCGGCTGGGCGGCCTGCTGAGCGATCTCGATCAGGGCATCGAGGTCGATCCGCTCGCTGACCTGGGCGGCGATGACCTCGATCTTGGCCTCGGCCTCGGCCGATTCGTTGCCCGGGATCAAGCCGATGTGGCGCTCGACGATCTCCAGCCGGCCATCGCGCGGCAGGCTGCCCAGCACCTTGAAATCGGTGTAGCGCTCGATGGCGGCGCGCAGCTTCTGCTCGTGGCGAGGGCCGGCCACCTTGTTCAGGATGACGCCGCCGAAGCGGATGGCCGGGTCGAAGGCCTGGTAGCCGATCAGCAGTGGGGCGATGCCGCGGGTGATGCCCTGGCAGTCGATCACCAGAACCACCGGTGCTTGCAACAGCTTGGCCAGGCCGGCGTTGCTGTCGCTGCCTTCCAGGTCCATGCCGTCGTACAGGCCCTTGTTGCCTTCGATCAGGCTGATCTCGGCATGGCTGGCGTGGCGGGCGAACAGATCCTCGATCTCGGCCTGTCGCATCATGTGGAAGTCGAGGTTGTAGCAGGGCCGGCCGGCGGCATGGGAGTGCCAGACCGGGTCGATGTAGTCCGGCCCCTTTTTGAATACCTGGACCTGCCGTCCCCGGTTCCTCAGGGCGCGGGCCAGACCCAGCGTTAGCGTGGTCTTGCCCGAGGACTTGTGGGCGGCGGAGATGTAGACGTGGGCCATGGTCCGGTCAGCGGCTCGCCCAAAAAGCAAAACCGACCAAATTGGTCGGTTTTGCGGAGGGAGTGGTGCGCTGCATGGGTGCATCCGCACCCGCCATGAGGCGGGTTACTTGGCCCCGTGCAGGGCGCTGACGATCTCGTCGTCCAGGCGCTCGGGCAGGAAGCGCAGCACCTTGACCGCGAAGGCCACCAGGATCAGGGCCACGGCGACGCCGCCCAAGCCGAGCATCAGTTCCAGACCGCTCGGGCTGTAGGCGTGCACCACGCCGTCGTAGAAGCTGCTGCTGACTTCGTAGCCGGGGAACATCTCGATCGGGTAGGCCTGGCCGCCGATGATGGTGACGTACATCTGGGCCAGACCGCCGAGGATGGCCAGCAGCGAGGCCAGCGCGATCCAGCCGCGGTTGTTGCCCAGGTTCGGGCTGAACAGGATGGCCATGGGCAGCAGATAGCCAAGAATGATCTGACCCACCCAGAACAGCAGGGTGTGAATGCCGCCATTCATCAGGATGAAGGCCTCCAGCCCGTGGTGCTTGGTGAAGTACAGATTGGTGATGTGGTAGACGAAGACGAAGTAGAGGCTGGCGGCGATGAACACGCCGAGCAGGTTCTTCATCCGATTGACCATCTTGTCGCCAAGGGCGCGGCCGGTGCCGGCATAGAAACCCATCAGCACCAGCAGGAACACGGCCAGACCGTAGTTGAACGAGAAGACGATGAACGTCGGCGCCAGCAGGGCGGCGTCGTAGGCCTCGCGCGCGACCAGGAAGCCGAAGATCGAGCCGGTACCGGTGGTCAGGATCAGGCGCCAGACGAAGGCGAAGGTACCCACGGCCTTGTACCAGGCCTGGCCCTTCTGGTCCATCATGGTCCACAGGTAGGCGATCACGATGGCGAAAAAGCCGTTGTACAGGATCACGTTCCAGGCAAAGATGGACTTGAAGTTGTAGTAGGTCATGGCCACGATCAGGCGGTCGGCCCGGCCCAGGTCGAGCACCAGCACCATCAGGCCGCCGGCGAGCAGGGCGATGGCGAGCAGGCCGGACAGGCGGTTGAGCGGCTTGTACAGGGTCTTGCCGAACACCGTGGCGATCGAGGCCACGTTGAGGGCGCCCGAGGCCGCCACGATC encodes:
- a CDS encoding HesB/IscA family protein; its protein translation is MITVTKAAAEQIRQAATQNDSENLGLRIAAKVNDEGMLEIGMGFDQERSNDSVSDQWGVTVLVNAQSAPYLNEITLDFGEVSPGQMGFVFSMPEPQGGGGSCGSSGGGGGCGSGGCGSGGCGSR
- a CDS encoding cobyrinate a,c-diamide synthase — its product is MAHVYISAAHKSSGKTTLTLGLARALRNRGRQVQVFKKGPDYIDPVWHSHAAGRPCYNLDFHMMRQAEIEDLFARHASHAEISLIEGNKGLYDGMDLEGSDSNAGLAKLLQAPVVLVIDCQGITRGIAPLLIGYQAFDPAIRFGGVILNKVAGPRHEQKLRAAIERYTDFKVLGSLPRDGRLEIVERHIGLIPGNESAEAEAKIEVIAAQVSERIDLDALIEIAQQAAQPKPPAAPAASPAAPIRIGILRDRAFGFYYNEDLDALREAGAELVPIDALSDARLPAVDGLVIGGGFPEVFMAELAANSGLRADIRRAAEAGLPIYAECGGLMYLSRSIHWQGRQAEMVGLFAGDAVMGARPVGRGYAELVATGQGAYLPAAGTRLPAHEFHYSHLENLSGDPTYAYDVSRGHGIDGRHDGIVYKNVLASYCHFRGAGPNGWIGRFVEHARRIARNNPAAHAA
- the nrfD gene encoding NrfD/PsrC family molybdoenzyme membrane anchor subunit; protein product: MKIAFREIEGKSQGYWGLLAVLAVLAALGVGSALYMEHHGHIVTGMDNQIVWGLPHVFAVFLIVAASGALNVASIATVFGKTLYKPLNRLSGLLAIALLAGGLMVLVLDLGRADRLIVAMTYYNFKSIFAWNVILYNGFFAIVIAYLWTMMDQKGQAWYKAVGTFAFVWRLILTTGTGSIFGFLVAREAYDAALLAPTFIVFSFNYGLAVFLLVLMGFYAGTGRALGDKMVNRMKNLLGVFIAASLYFVFVYHITNLYFTKHHGLEAFILMNGGIHTLLFWVGQIILGYLLPMAILFSPNLGNNRGWIALASLLAILGGLAQMYVTIIGGQAYPIEMFPGYEVSSSFYDGVVHAYSPSGLELMLGLGGVAVALILVAFAVKVLRFLPERLDDEIVSALHGAK